Proteins from a genomic interval of Medicago truncatula cultivar Jemalong A17 chromosome 3, MtrunA17r5.0-ANR, whole genome shotgun sequence:
- the LOC11422861 gene encoding F-box protein CPR1 yields MIHGFGYDSIADNYKVICLETFEPLFGDDELGIKQSLLLQDESLQPFWQIYSLKSNSWKKLYVNMPHSSTLLVAGYHGNFRVYMNGVCHWLSMPHCHWSVPFSAEACIVSFDLNNETFFVTPIPFYVRLTWTQLTVLNNSIALIFFAMKTNIFHISILGEVGVKESWIKLFTVEKPCAIDKFPMGVGMNGEIVFANDDNKLLLFDLNTNKIVELGLKIRDRLTLGQIKVYKKSLLPIKRIN; encoded by the coding sequence ATGATTCATGGATTTGGTTATGACTCTATTGCTGATAACTATAAGGTGATTTGTCTTGAAACATTTGAACCATTATTTGGTGATGATGAGCTAGGTATCAAACAATCATTGTTGTTGCAAGATGAATCCCTTCAACCCTTTTGGCAGATTTATAGCCTAAAAAGTAACTCGTGGAAGAAACTCTATGTCAATATGCCTCATTCTTCAACTTTGCTCGTGGCCGGTTATCATGGAAATTTCCGAGTGTATATGAATGGAGTGTGTCATTGGTTGTCTATGCCTCATTGTCATTGGAGTGTTCCTTTTTCTGCAGAAGCATGTATTGTATCATTTGACTTAAACAATGAGACGTTCTTTGTCACACCCATACCCTTTTACGTTAGACTGACATGGACACAATTGACAGTGTTGAATAATTCCATTGCCTTGATCTTCTTCGCtatgaaaacaaatatttttcacatatCAATTTTGGGTGAAGTTGGTGTGAAGGAATCATGGATCAAACTCTTCACTGTTGAAAAACCTTGCGCTATAGATAAGTTTCCTATGGGAGTCGGTATGAATGgtgaaatagtctttgcaaatGACGACAACAAACTACTTTTGTTTGATTTAAATACCAACAAGATTGTTGAGCTTGGACTTAAAATAAGAGATAGATTGACTCTTGGTCAGATTAAAGTTTACAAGAAAAGCCTTCTTCCaatcaaaagaataaattaa
- the LOC25488635 gene encoding serpin-ZXA — MTSEENQFIEAYDDFKVLRLPYKKGKDKRPFSMYIFLPNAKDGLSTLVKKVASESELLHHRFHLPEEEVGEFRIPRFKISFELETSDMLKELGVTLPFTREGLTKMVDSSLVGDSLSVSKIFHKSFIEVNEEGAEAVAVSAAFICSEGIRFPTQLDFVADHPFLFLIREDWTGTILFVGQVLNPLDE, encoded by the coding sequence ATGACCAGCGAGGAGAATCAGTTTATTGAAGCTTATGACGACTTTAAAGTTCTTCGTCTTCCGTATAAGAAAGGCAAAGATAAGCGTCCATTCTCTATGTACATTTTCCTTCCAAATGCAAAAGATGGCTTGTCGACTTTGGTTAAGAAGGTGGCTTCTGAATCTGAGTTACTACACCACAGGTTTCATCTTCCTGAAGAAGAAGTAGGTGAATTCAGAATTCCAagattcaaaatttcatttgaGCTTGAAACTTCTGATATGCTGAAGGAGTTAGGAGTGACTTTACCTTTCACTCGTGAAGGTTTGACAAAAATGGTGGACTCTTCTCTTGTGGGTGATAGCCTTtcagtttctaaaatatttcacAAATCTTTCATTGAAGTAAATGAAGAAGGTGCTGAAGCTGTTGCAGTCAGTGCTGCATTTATATGTTCCGAGGGTATTCGATTTCCAACTCAGCTTGATTTCGTAGCTGACCACCCTTTCTTATTTCTGATTAGAGAAGATTGGACTGGAACCATTCTCTTTGTTGGACAAGTACTCAATCCTCTTGATGAGTGA